One Ooceraea biroi isolate clonal line C1 chromosome 6, Obir_v5.4, whole genome shotgun sequence genomic window carries:
- the LOC105277052 gene encoding arrestin domain-containing protein 2, with protein sequence MTRKLSKFLILFDNTNLLYFPGHFLSGRVLIELDDEAYVSGLHFHVIGEGVVRVRSQRAERVYDKENYIDFRMRLLGEPGEGPSLLSPGIHSFPFKLGLPLGLPSTFLGKHGWVQYYCKAALREPGGLTHKNQQVFIVMNPIDLNLEPPILAQPARQEIEQRVGVSCVSGGPVFCRVSLDRGGYVPGETIGISATVSNRSKVTMKSTKASLTETIQYLCRGKVLASETRELASVSRGKIRPGEGEEWLNEQMYVPPLPPTNLRGCHLINVLYHVYFVISPKSLDKEIKLQIPIVLATYPLRPEGAPAGTAPSKRGAHYPSTLPIFRPWLDDKAFEIQE encoded by the exons ATGACGAGAAAGCTCAGCaagtttttaatacttttcgaCAATACGAATCTATTGTATTTCCCCGGGCACTTCTTGTCCGGCCGTGTCCTCATCGAATTGGACGACGAAGCATA TGTCTCGGGACTGCACTTCCATGTTATCGGAGAAGGGGTAGTTCGGGTGCGCAGCCAACGTGCCGAGAGAGTTTACGACAAAGAGAATTACATCGATTTTCGCATGCGGCTGTTGGGTGAACCAG GCGAAGGACCGTCATTACTTTCCCCGGGCATACACAGCTTTCCCTTTAAATTGGGCTTACCGTTGGGTCTACCCTCTACTTTCCTTGGAAAGCATGGATGGGTGCAATATTATTGCAAGGCGGCTCTTCGCGAGCCAGGTGGACTTACGCATAAAAATCAACAAGTCTTTATCGTCATGAATCCGATAGACTTAAATCTGGAACCTCCGATATTAGCG CAACCTGCGAGGCAAGAGATCGAACAGCGCGTAGGTGTCTCTTGCGTATCGGGTGGTCCGGTATTCTGCAGGGTGAGTCTGGATCGGGGCGGATACGTACCTGGGGAAACGATCGGTATTTCTGCGACTGTCAGTAATCGTAGTAAG GTGACGATGAAGTCGACAAAAGCATCACTCACCGAAACAATACAGTACTTGTGTCGAGGGAAGGTGCTTGCTAGCGAGACTCGCGAGTTGGCTAGTGTCTCTAGGGGTAAAATTCGACCGGGCGAAGGCGAGGAATGGCTAAACGAACAAATGTATGTTCCCCCTTTGCCACCAACGAATCTGAGAGGATGTCACTTAATTAACGTTCTTTATCACGTTTAC TTTGTTATAAGCCCAAAGAGTTTGGATAAAGAAATCAAGTTACAAATACCCATCGTATTGGCTACGTACCCTCTGAGACCGGAGGGTGCACCAGCTGGTACAGCACCATCCAAACGAGGCGCTCATTACCCATCGACGCTACCCATCTTTCGACCCTGGCTCGACGACAAAGCTTTCGAAATACAAGAGTGA
- the LOC105277060 gene encoding UPF0235 protein C15orf40 homolog: protein MITRYKSCYTYLVVTREMSRQRSAKRETTRRVPTTDTQSMESVALDKNGHVAIKIQAKPGAKCNNITDISNEAVSIAISAPPTEGEANAELVKYLASVLGLRKSDVSLDRGSRSRQKVVVVTGTSAEQVLMKLRAEMEN, encoded by the exons ATGATCACGCGGTACAAAAGCTGTTACACGTATTTAGTTGTCACGCGTGAAATGTCGAGACAACGGTCTGCGAAACGTGAGACGACACGAAGGGTGCCGACTACCGAT ACTCAATCTATGGAATCTGTAGCCTTAGATAAAAACGGACATGTAGCGATTAAAATTCAGGCTAAACCTGGAGCaaagtgtaataatataactg atATTTCTAACGAAGCTGTAAGCATTGCAATCTCCGCTCCACCAACGGAAGGCGAAGCAAATGCTGAACTCGTTAAATATTTAGCTTCAGTCTTGGGATTGAGAAAATCTGATGTGTCTTTGGATCGA GGCTCCCGAAGTCGACAGAAGGTAGTTGTAGTAACAGGAACTTCAGCAGAGCAGGTTTTAATGAAGTTGAGAGCAGAGATGGAAAATTAG
- the LOC105277069 gene encoding coiled-coil domain-containing protein 124, with amino-acid sequence MIESFLGSKESTNMPKKFVGENSKAVAARVRKAAAKEAETIKKAMEAEDKAWEDNNKQLLKKKQKQEELEKKRQQQLEKKAEAKALLEQEMATIKVGGKQSASKITRAEIVAVTEKRNQVALKKKEEENPIEENLNRLTLEGEIAQNIDEAISILSTKDPEIDRHPEKRLKAAFASFEEKMMPIIKEQNPTLRLSQLKQVLRKEWMKSAENPLNQKLLNR; translated from the exons ATGATCGAGTCTTTTTTAGGCTCTAAGGAATCG accAATATGCCGAAGAAATTCGTAGGTGAGAATAGTAAGGCGGTTGCCGCCCGAGTCAGAAAAGCGGCAGCCAAAGAAGCTGAAACTATAAAAAAAGCAATGGAAGCTGAAGATAAAGCTTGGgaggataataataaacaactattgaagaagaaacaaaaacaA GAAGAGCTCGAGAAGAAACGACAGCAGCAATTAGAGAAAAAGGCAGAAGCGAAAGCTCTGCTTGAACAGGAAATGGCCACTATAAAAGTCGGTGGCAAACAGTCAGCGTCTAAGATTACCAGAGCTGAAATTGTTGCTGTTACTGAGAAACGAAATCAAGTAGCtttgaagaagaaagaagaagaaaacccAATCGAGGAGAACTTGAATAGATTAACTTTGGAGGGTGAAATTGCTCAAAATATAGACGAAGCTATATCTATTTTGAg taCAAAGGATCCTGAAATTGATCGTCATCCAGAGAAACGATTGAAGGCTGCATTCGCGAGCTTTGAGGAAAAAATGATGCCGATAATTAAAGAACAAAATCCTACATTAAGGTTGAGTCAATTGAAACAAGTACTTAGGAAGGAGTGGATGAAATCGGCTGAGAATCCGCTTAATCAAAAGTTACTAAATCGCTGA
- the LOC105276753 gene encoding geranylgeranyl pyrophosphate synthase, with the protein MANINNINIFYPLGVSEKNKEILKPIEYILQAPIIQITNNFISAFNYWLKIPENIAQEITEITHILFISYILVDDILDNSSKRYGIPTAHSVYGIERVISAAHYILFGALKRISNLQQSEALKVCVDMILRAVEGQGTEIVWRNNFTCPSEATYKKMIEKKTAAFYTMCMKLMQLFSTCNKDFSSLIETLGLYLQIRDDYCNLCSSDYTEEKGYCDDLTEGKFSLPIIHALQSKLEDKEIKNILKRILRQRTKDVEVKRYCIKLLKECGSFEYTKKILDELNAKARAEIDRLGGNPFLIKILDDSHQDILGHKSTLLL; encoded by the exons ATGgcaaatatcaataatatcaatattttttatccacTTGGCGTTTCGGAAAAGAATAAg GAAATATTGAAACCAATCGAATATATTCTTCAAGCTccaataatacaaataacaaACAATTTCATATCGGCTTTTAACTATTGGTTAAAGATACCAGAAAACATAGCTCAAGAAATAACTGAAATAACacatatattgtttatatcatatatact AGTGGACGATATTCTAGACAATTCTAGTAAGCGATATGGAATTCCTACTGCTCATTCTGTTTATGGAATTGAAAGGGTAATATCTGCAgcacattatatattatttggtGCTCTAAAGAGAATTTCTAATTTGCAACAGTCTGAG GCATTAAAAGTATGCGTAGACATGATACTGAGAGCAGTCGAAGGTCAGGGAACAGAAATAGTttggagaaataattttacctGTCCAAGCGAGGcaacttataaaaaaatgatagagAAAA aaaCTGCTGCGTTTTATACAATGTGCATGAAGTTAATGCAACTGTTTTCAACCTGCAATAAGGACTTTTCGTCATTAATAGAAACTTTAGGATTATATCTCCAAATAAGAGATGATTATTGCAACTTATGTTCCTctgat TACACTGAAGAGAAAGGATATTGCGATGACTTAACTGAAGGCAAATTTAGCCTTCCAATTATTCATGCCTTGCAAAGTAAACTTGAGGacaaggaaataaaaaatatccttaaac GTATCCTGCGACAACGGACAAAGGATGTAGAAGTGAAACGCTATTGCATTAAACTGTTAAAAGAATGCGGTTCGTTTGAATATACCAAAAAGATACTAGATGAGCTGAATGCAAAAGCAAGAGCTGAAATCGATCGTTTGGGAGGCAATCcgtttttaataaagattctAGACGATTCTCATCAGGACATACTAGGACATAAGAGTACCttactattataa
- the LOC105277075 gene encoding uncharacterized protein LOC105277075, translating into MATKVKKSLSPPTGSPWYGKVFERWRNRNQVSPGTVELPDCDFFIVAPRRTLRVLRPTLKSGWYYESTTIDRPESVNDNFFSRWARRPHPSGNCRCSFRQSVGALSTTEERIISAELNRIRTSLCGAERNARDLEELEQRVSVNLQKLRGSSIADHTSEARTVPSMLTTDRRSFEQSAKQQIVKDLEGYINTLLEEVLDDTVKHIAGIERNKNVQHSEITWKRMKNGLRNYSDEDPDKSKDQVSIKRDDDRSFIDINSSFPMDRTQEQWSTENECKKPFARVSVAEGYVNPAFVGSMDELSSLHFNRSAETTNLYLGISANTESITPEQLDCVDSGINSVETIEFQLPDQEPSFEQSLLQIIDEKLGRGFSMDNSKENNLEKISQETVPEEKYKVDPIKTVNASSDCKTSTTDTDIDAQKIDCEERLETNPEIDFEKSRLEFQNNDANLSLNTETLSKFGVKISTELMATPPIELKDYEKEWTEYDGTASQDNVRRSPHNSLTFRKNRKPTIVFLHGFGSSAEVFEHQLQYFSSLGYPCIAPDMLGHGMSSAPGRSRDYHFDKLFKDLDAVLQHYAFKSGEKCVLVAHNYGCSFATALAYKYDSNIHQLVLISGGGPIPLAPPSAESAGHCCLRAILTPLLMCGFHRDILYSARGRQHPYCGQESMEQWPSHMKYVLDGMIWPEGDYVFHRRICTPTLLVHGLRDNKVSLMQECHMERTMMKAFLEAIPMAGHSPMTECPQQLNHMIHCFINL; encoded by the exons ATGGCAACGAAGGTAAAGAAGAGTCTCTCGCCTCCAACGGGATCTCCTTGGTacggcaaagtttttgaacgtTGGAGGAATCGAAATCAGGTCAGTCCTGGTACGGTCGAGTTGCCCGACTGCGACTTCTTTATCGTGGCACCACGGCGCACACTGCGCGTCCTCAGGCCAACCCTGAAGAGCGGTTGGTACTACGAGAGCAcgacgatcgatcgaccgGAATCCGTCAACGACAATTTCTTCTCTCGGTGGGCCAGGAGACCCCATCCGTCCGGCAACTGTAGGTGTTCCTTCCGTCAATCCGTTGGCGCATTGAGTACCACCGAGGAACGAATCATATCCGCAGAGTTGAATCGTATACGAACGAGTCTCTGCGGGGCTGAAAGAAACGCACGCGACTTGGAGGAACTGGAACAGAGAGTTTCGGTGAATTTACAAAAACTGCGCGGCAGTTCGATCGCTGATCACACGAGCGAGGCTCGGACGGTACCCTCGATGTTGACTACGGATCGTCGATCGTTCGAGCAAAGTGCGAAGCAACAAATCGTTAAGGACTTGGAAGG GTACATCAATACGCTTCTGGAAGAAGTACTTGATGACACCGTTAAGCACATAGCTGGCATAGAAAGGAATAAGAATGTTCAGCATTCTGAAATAACATGGAAAcgaatgaaaaatggattaagaaattattctGATGAAGATCCGGATAAATCCAAAGATCAAGTTTCGATAAAGAGAGACGATGATAGATCctttatcgatattaattcCTCTTTCCCAATGGATCGGACACAAGAACAATGGAGCACAGAAAATGAGTGTAAAAAGCCATTTGCCAGGGTTTCGGTAGCCGAAGGTTACGTAAATCCAGCTTTTGTCGGTTCGATGGACGAATTATCTTCTCTACACTTCAACCGTTCTGCAGAAACGA CCAACTTGTATCTTGGAATATCGGCGAATACAGAGAGCATTACTCCGGAACAATTGGACTGCGTGGACTCTGGAATAAATAGCGTAGAGACGATCGAGTTCCAACTTCCTGATCAAGAACCCAGTTTTGAGCAGTCCcttttacaaattattgatGAGAAGTTGGGAAGAGGCTTTTCGATGGATAACTCAAAGGagaataatttagaaaaaatttcgcAAGAAACAGTCCCTGAAGAAAAGTATAAAGTAGACCCTATTAAGACGGTAAATGCGTCGTCAGATTGTAAGACATCAACGACCGATACTGATATTGATGCTCAGAAAATCGATTGCGAGGAGCGATTGGAAACTAATCCAGAGATTGATTTCGAGAAATCGCGTCTAGAATTCCAAAATAATGACGCGAATTTGTCCTTGAATACGGAGACTCTATCAAAATTCGGTGTTAAGATCAGTACAGAATTAATGGCAACTCCTCCTATCGAGCTCAAAGATTACGAGAAAGAATGGACAGAGTATGATGGAACTGCCTCGCAGGATAACGTTCGACGAAGTCCTCACAATTCTCTAACGTTCCGGAAGAATCGAAAACCAACCATAGTCTTCCTACACGGTTTCGGTTCTTCGGCGGAAGTCTTTGAACACCAGCTACAGTATTTTTCCTCTCTCGGTTACCCCTGCATCGCTCCCGATATGCTTGGGCATGGCATGAGCTCAGCGCCCGGTCGATCTAGAGATTATCACTTCGACAAGTTATTCAAGGATTTGGATGCTGTTCTACAGCATTATGCTTTCAAGTCCGGAGAGAAGTGCGTTTTAGTGGCGCACAATTATGG atgcAGCTTCGCTACAGCGCTAGCTTATAAGTATGATAGCAATATTCACCAGTTGGTGTTGATATCAGGTGGTGGCCCGATTCCACTGGCCCCGCCAAGCGCAGAGAGCGCAGGACACTGCTGTCTCAGAGCGATTCTTACACCGCTTTTGATGTGTGGTTTTCAccgagatattttatattccgcGCGAGGTCGACAGCATCCTTATTGCGGCCAAGAATCTATGGAGCAGTGGCCGTCGCACATGAAATACGTACTGGATGGTATGATTTGGCCGGAAGGTGATTACGTTTTCCACAGGAGGATATGCACACCGACGCTTTTAGTGCATGGACTAAGAGACAACAAAGTATCGTTGATGCAGGAATGCCATATGGAAAGA aCAATGATGAAGGCTTTTCTCGAAGCTATTCCAATGGCTGGTCACAGTCCTATGACTGAGTGCCCTCAGCAATTGAATCACATGATACATTGTTTTATAAACTTATGA
- the LOC105277047 gene encoding uncharacterized protein LOC105277047 — translation MEPAHLLVVYFLAALSASVLLAQGKDEAGVTEDAITEDQRKVHQECRNPDYKQYVKCLMRPKRHHRGDVPSETDLCWDTCLNKCDHRLEHDCEKKCGHCTKRIRYKHQYITEYERECEEGGKCVAVNDRLRTTNITTNIGIKNVINTYEPIDGNGNGNGNGNGNGDGTVSPPIDRPPKLQFPSLTIIPQISLVPQITYGIGAAGGCAYNQWLCTQQTNVQIPKKLDCSGCGSPVLRYACDVKCYEIHANTTTKPTTP, via the exons ATGGAACCGGCGCACTTGCTCGTCGTATATTTTCTCGCCGCTCTCAGCGCGAGCGTACTGCTGGCGCAGGGCAAAGACGAGGCTGGTGTCACCGAGGACGCGATCACCGAGGACCAACGAAAAGTACATCAAGAATGCCGGAATCCGGACTACAAGCAATACGTGAAGTGTTTAATGAGACCGAAGAGGCATCATCGCGGCGACGTGCCGTCAGAAACTG ATCTTTGTTGGGATACGTGTCTGAACAAGTGCGATCACCGCTTGGAACACGACTGCGAAAAGAAATGTGGCCACTGCACAAAGAGAATCAGATACAAGCATCAGTATATTACAGAATACGAAAGGGAATGTGAGGAAGGAGGGAAGTGCGTTGCAGTCAATGATAGACTAAGAACTACTAATATAACAACAAACATCGGCATCAAGAATGTCATTAATACCTATGAACCGATTGATGGAAATGGAAACGGAAATGGAAACGGAAATGGAAATGGAGATGGAACTGTTTCCCCACCTA TAGATCGTCCTCCCAAGTTGCAGTTCCCATCGTTAACTATAATACCTCAAATCTCATTGGTACCGCAAATTACGTACGGAATAGGAGCTGCAGGTGGGTGCGCGTATAATCAGTGGCTTTGCACCCAACAAACCAACGTTCAG ATTCCAAAAAAGCTTGATTGTTCTGGATGCGGTAGTCCTGTTCTACGCTACGCGTGTGACGTAAAGTGTTACGAAATTCACGCCAACACAACGACCAAGCCAACAACGCCTTGA
- the LOC105276772 gene encoding BUD13 homolog, with the protein MAMETKMISQKEYLKKYMSFDDDDNKKKKKKKKHKTGARTVKIIDDDIDLKNIRPIEEDEFDILLEGEDAPQIAGIVDERGPVDFTDKKRWKIITKNEEGDLDIISCTTNKERRNQNDEMNANQNKIDDDLDLNLSKMKHSKNKYTDSSVHRQSKNDDSDLSPYRRSKYSKNKHVDLKSSRRRTDYDSDSCSPEQLKNYDSDVNLPKRSRNNDSDLSPPRQSRNNDSDLSPPRQSKNDDSDLSPSRKNAKHRLSTHGGRSYKSSGNRDSDSDFSPPRKRKQNVDADLYESRKKDKGSHLSSARHRAHRSRRDNSPRSNSSRADREHEYSRNSSKQRRSSRDKRERKKDDYNHKPRSYSDTRERRKKSRWDEETDSERRHAESYSRDHDGRMTKTLDGKTAGLQDAKALREETRAHKQREAEQFNKLSKTVSGVGQAPIVRDKTGRKRNLEAEAAEEREREIQQREINEKYAKWGKGLKQMEDREEKMKNDLYEMSKPLARYADDADLDRELREQEREGDPMLKYIKQKQIKEGKRKPDPPQYRGSYAPNRFGVKPGHRWDGVDRSNGFEKKWFEAQNAKRARQEEAHKWSTADM; encoded by the exons ATGGCGATGGAGACGAAAATGATAAGTCAGAAGGAATACCTGAAGAAATATATGTCCTttgacgatgatgataataaaaaaaagaaaaagaaaaagaaacacaaAACGGGAGCAAGAAC AGTAAAGATTATAGATGATGACATAGATTTGAAGAATATAAGGCCTATTGAAGAGGATGAATTCGATATTCTTTTAGAGGGGGAAGATGCTCCTCAAATTGCTGGTATAGTCGACGAACGTGGACCAGTTGATTTCACAGATAAGAAACGATGGAAAATCATAACCAAGAACGAAGAAGGTGACTTAGACATTATTAGTTGTACtacaaataaagaaagaagaaatcaaAACGATGAAATGAATGCCAACCAAAATAAGATTGATGATGATCTGGATTTAAATCTATCCAAAATGAAacattctaaaaataaatatacagatTCCAGTGTACATAGGCAATCTAAAAATGACGATTCAGACTTAAGTCCGTATAGACGTTCCAAGTATTCTAAGAATAAACATGTAGATTTAAAATCATCTAGAAGGCGTACAGACTACGATTCAGATTCGTGTTCACCTGAGCaactcaaaaattatgattcaGATGTGAATCTGCCCAAACGGTCTAGAAATAATGATTCTGATTTGAGCCCTCCCAGGCAATCTAGAAACAATGACTCGGACTTAAGTCCACCTAGACAATCTAAGAATGATGACTCAGACTTGAGTCCGTCTAGGAAGAATGCGAAACATCGACTATCAACTCACGGTGGACGAAGTTATAAGAGTTCGGGTAATAGAGACAGTGATTCGGATTTTAGTCCACCTAGAAAACGCAAGCAGAATGTGGATGCAGATTTGTACGAAAgcagaaaaaaagacaaaggGTCACATTTAAGTTCAGCCCGACACAGGGCACACCGATCTCGGAGAGATAATTCGCCACGTTCTAACTCTTCTAGAGCTGACAGAGAGCACGAATATTCACGTAATTCTAGTAAACAAAGGag GTCAAGCAGAGATAAGcgggaaaggaaaaaggaTGATTATAATCATAAACCGCGATCGTACTCGGATACGagggaaagaaggaagaaatcGCGTTGGGACGAAGAGACAGATTCGGAGCGTCGACACGCGGAAAGTTATTCAAGAGATCATGACGGTCGAATGACGAAAACTTTAGACGGAAAAACGGCAGGATTACAAGATGCGAAAGCATTGCGGGAGGAAACTAGAGCTCATAAACAACGTGAGGCAGAGCAgtttaacaaa TTAAGTAAAACGGTCAGCGGAGTTGGACAAGCTCCAATCGTGCGCGACAAAACGGGAAGAAAACGCAATTTGGAAGCGGAAGCAGCGGAAGAACGTGAACGGGAAATACAGCAACGGGAGATAAATGAGAAGTATGCCAAATGGGGCAAAGG GCTAAAGCAGATGGAAGATCgtgaagaaaaaatgaaaaatgatttatacgAAATGAGTAAACCCTTAGCAAGATACGCGGATGACGCGGATCTAGATAGAGAATTAAgggaacaagagagagagggtgatcccatgttgaaatatataaaacaaaagcaGATAAaggagggaaaaagaaagcCAG ATCCGCCGCAATATCGAGGATCGTATGCTCCAAATCGATTCGGTGTTAAACCTGGTCACCGATGGGACGGCGTGGACAGAAGCAACGGATTTGAAAAGAAATGGTTTGAAGCGCAAAATGCCAAGCGGGCGCGGCAGGAGGAAGCCCATAAATGGAGTACAGCTGACATGTAA